ACAACTGATTGCGCAACTCAAAGCGGATGGTCACACCGTAGAGGCCGTAGATTTTCCATATCTCGATTACCTGGTTCCAACCTATTACGTTCTTACCACAGCAGAAGCCTCCAGTAATCTTGCCCGTTACGACGGGGTACACTACGGTTACCGCAGTGAACGTAGCAGTGATGTGGAAAACACCTATCGTTATTCGCGTACCGAAGGTTTTGGCAAAGAAGTAAAACGCCGGATAATGCTGGGGACATTTGTATTGAGCGCCGGTTATTACGATGCCTATTATACCAAAGCATTAAAAGTTCGTCGCATCATTCGCGAAAAAACACGCGAAATTCTAAAGAGCTACGATTTTATTCTTACGCCAACCACACCGAATGCAGCATTTGAATTCGGACAAAAAAGCAAGGATCCGGTGGAAATGTACCTCGAAGATATTTTCACGGTTCAATCCAACCTCGCCGGTGTTCCTTCCATCAGTATTCCCTGTGGCAAAAACAGCAAAGGAATGCCCTTTGGCCTGCAACTGATGGCCGATGATTTTAAAGAAGCCGAACTGCTTGCTTTCTCTGCTAAACTGGAAAAAGAGCTGGCATAAACGGATTTAGATTTTTCGGTAAATCTTTTAATTCTCTGTAAATCACATTTGTTTGCATTTCCTGTTCACCCTTTACGGGTGATATTTATGACGAAGGGTTATGAACAAGTGTTGATATAATTTCCTATATTCACGTCCCGTAAAAAGGACCTGCAAGGAACTTTTTGCTTCAAAACAGGTAAAACAATTAAAACCGGGTTGTGATGAAAAAGCTATTAGTCCTTTTTGTGGTGTTTGTAGTGTCTGGTTCTGTCCAGGCCGCTGTGGGTGAATCTGGGGACACCTTACGAATCAGAAAAGATGATCCGATCGTTGCGATGATCGATAGTCTGACCACCTTAAAATTTCTCGAGAGCAATAAATTCACGGCTAACAGAAATAACAAATACAATTTTCCTGCCGATTCAGTTCCGCGCTATTCCGAAAGCGTTTATCGCCAGCGCATCAAAAAACTGGATCAGAAAACACCAATGGAGTTTATTTATAACGACAAAGTTCAGGCTTATATCGACCTGTACGCTTTTCGTTACAGAAAGTACTCGCAGGTGATTTTGGGAATGACCGATATCTATTTCCCGATGTTTGAGCAGATGCTCGATAAATACGGAATTCCACATGAACTTAAATATCTTCCGATTGTAGAATCTGCTTTAAATCCCAAAGCTAAATCACCGGCAGGTGCCATGGGATTGTGGCAATTTATGCTGCCTACCGGTAAACTTTTTGGCTTGGAAGTGAATTCCATGATCGATGAACGCTGTGATCCGATTAAAGCAACCGAGGCTGCCTGTAAATATTTGAAATACCTGCATGGTTTGTACAAGGACTGGAATATGGCTTTAGCAGCTTATAATGCAGGTCCGGGTACAGTAAACAACGCTATTCGTCGCTCCGGCGGAAAAACCACTTATTGGGAAATTTACAATTACCTCCCGAAAGAAACGCAAGGATATGTACCTGCATTTATCGGTGTGAATTATGTGTTCAGTTACGCCACCGAACACAATATGTATCCCGTTGAACCACGCATGCGTTATTTTGAATACGATACACTGGTGGTAGAAAAAGAACTGGATATGACCTCCATTTCAGCCATTCTCGGAATCAGCATGGATGAATTGAAATTTTTAAATCCGGTTTACAAAACCAATGTCATTCCCAAAATCGACGGAAAAAAATCATATCTGTATTTACCCAAAGATTTAGTAGGCGATTTTCTTGCCAATGAAGATACCATTTACCGCCATAAGATGCGTCCGGATATGGAGCAGGTAATTGCCTCTCAAAAAATTCACGTAGTGAAAAGCGGCGAATACCTGAGCACCATCGCTAGCAAATACGGTGTTAGTGTTGCAGATATTAAGCGCTGGAATAATTTAAAAAGTAACAGCGTTTCGAAAGGACAACGTCTCGTTCTCCATCCGGGAGATGCCTCTCCTACAGTGACGGAACAGAATAACAATAATATTGCACAGAACAACGTTTCTAGCGAAAAGACCAACGGTAATCCCACCTCTACCAAAACAACTACCGGAACAGGAAGCAAAACTGCACAGACTAAAACCTATGTAGTAAAAAGCGGCGATTCGCTTTGGAACATTGCCAATAAATACGGAGTTAGCGTAGAAGAGATTAAACAGTACAACAATCTCAAAGGAAACGGACTACAAGCCGGTCAGAAACTTAAAATTCCTGTTAAGGGCAATGGCTAAACATCTTTCATTTCTCGCTTTCGTTTTAATTCTTTTTTCTTCCTGCGAATCAGGATCTACTTATAAAATGGCATCGAGCGGACTTTCGGGCGAGCTGATTGTTATTATGGAAGATAATTACTGGAACGGTGCACTGGGTGATACAGCGCGCTGGTACCTGGAAGATGTACAACCCGGTTTACCGCAACAAGAATATTTATTCAACATCGGTCAATACGATCACGACGGTTTTTCAAAAATCGTGAAGGGTCACCGCAACATTATTTTGTTTGAAGTCGGACTTAAATACGACAGCTCAAAAACAGAATATCTAAAAGACATCTGGGCATCGGATCAGATTGTGGTAAAAATAACTGCAGAAACACCAGAACTGGCCGCTGCAGAATTCAGTAAAGAATCATCCCGCATCATTTCATTGTTCAACACCACCGAACGCGATCGAATGATTGCACGTCATAAATCGGACAATTCAACTTCCATATCCGATCAGTTGCTAAAAAAACACAATCTATCACTGGTATTACCCGGCGATTGCCGACTTGCCGAAGATCATGGAGATTTTATTTGGATAACGCGCGACAGAATAAAATATGTAAACGGCGAAGCACATGATGTGGACGAAGGAATTTTCATTTATTCCTATCCGTATACCGACGACAGTACCTTTACGCTTTCTTACCTCATTGCCAAGCGCGACTCCATGTGCAAAGCCTATGTTCCGGGTCCGAGCGACGGATCGTACATGGGTACGGAAACGGACAGCACCTATTACCCGAAATTATTTGCCTCTTCGCTCAACGGAAAATACGCTGCAGAAATTCGCGGTTTGTATAAAACGGTGAACGATTATTATGGAGGTCCCTTTATTTCGCTGAGCACGTTTGATGAAAAAAGAAACCGCATTGTAACGGTAGATTGTTTTGTATTTGCTCCTAAATTTCACAAACGCGAATACCTGAGAGAAATGGAAGCGGTTTGTTATTCGCTCAGTTTTCCCTGATGCACATTATTGACGTCATTCTTCTTATTCCCATTTTAATTGGAGCCTGGCTGGGTTTTCGCAATGGATTTATTTTAAGTTTAACCACGCTTATCGCTTTTGCATTGGCTACCTACGCAGGCATTTGGTTTAGCGATCTGGTTTCAGGGTTTATTATTTCCATTAGCAAGAGCAATAGCGAATACATTCCGCTGATTTCATTTTCTGTTTGTTTTATTGCTATTTGTGCATTGGTATTTTTTATCGGCAAATGGATGTCGCGCCTCGCAAAAATTGTTTTACTGGGCTCCATCGATAAACTGGCGGGCGGATTTTTCGGATTAGCTCAATTCACGTTAATTACTGCTGTAGTATTTTCCATTCTGGATGCCTATGTATATCGTAGCAGCGGAAAAGAACCGGAGTGGCGCAGCAAATCGGTGCTGTATTCTCCCCTCACCCATTTAAATGCGCTGGTTTGGCCCGGAATGGAAGAACAAATTTCATTGATCTATTCCATTCAGGAAATTCAATCTGAAACGGAAAAAACAGAAGAATAAAAAAAGCCGCTTTATGAACGGCTTTTCTTTTTTTGTTGAATGTTATTATTTCTTTTTCACTTTATCGCTCACCACCATCTCGCCAAACTTTTCATAGTTGACCAACCAGGCGGCGGCATTTTTAACATATCGTCCTGTACCGGCAGTATCCCAGTTTACATAGAGACGGGTAAATCCTCCGTCAAGAATTAATCGTTTTCCGTCTTTTTCATATACAGCAGAAACCACATTTCCGTCGCTCGACCAGATGAGGGGAGT
This DNA window, taken from Flavobacteriales bacterium, encodes the following:
- a CDS encoding LysM peptidoglycan-binding domain-containing protein; this encodes MKKLLVLFVVFVVSGSVQAAVGESGDTLRIRKDDPIVAMIDSLTTLKFLESNKFTANRNNKYNFPADSVPRYSESVYRQRIKKLDQKTPMEFIYNDKVQAYIDLYAFRYRKYSQVILGMTDIYFPMFEQMLDKYGIPHELKYLPIVESALNPKAKSPAGAMGLWQFMLPTGKLFGLEVNSMIDERCDPIKATEAACKYLKYLHGLYKDWNMALAAYNAGPGTVNNAIRRSGGKTTYWEIYNYLPKETQGYVPAFIGVNYVFSYATEHNMYPVEPRMRYFEYDTLVVEKELDMTSISAILGISMDELKFLNPVYKTNVIPKIDGKKSYLYLPKDLVGDFLANEDTIYRHKMRPDMEQVIASQKIHVVKSGEYLSTIASKYGVSVADIKRWNNLKSNSVSKGQRLVLHPGDASPTVTEQNNNNIAQNNVSSEKTNGNPTSTKTTTGTGSKTAQTKTYVVKSGDSLWNIANKYGVSVEEIKQYNNLKGNGLQAGQKLKIPVKGNG
- a CDS encoding DUF4837 family protein produces the protein MAKHLSFLAFVLILFSSCESGSTYKMASSGLSGELIVIMEDNYWNGALGDTARWYLEDVQPGLPQQEYLFNIGQYDHDGFSKIVKGHRNIILFEVGLKYDSSKTEYLKDIWASDQIVVKITAETPELAAAEFSKESSRIISLFNTTERDRMIARHKSDNSTSISDQLLKKHNLSLVLPGDCRLAEDHGDFIWITRDRIKYVNGEAHDVDEGIFIYSYPYTDDSTFTLSYLIAKRDSMCKAYVPGPSDGSYMGTETDSTYYPKLFASSLNGKYAAEIRGLYKTVNDYYGGPFISLSTFDEKRNRIVTVDCFVFAPKFHKREYLREMEAVCYSLSFP
- a CDS encoding CvpA family protein, whose translation is MHIIDVILLIPILIGAWLGFRNGFILSLTTLIAFALATYAGIWFSDLVSGFIISISKSNSEYIPLISFSVCFIAICALVFFIGKWMSRLAKIVLLGSIDKLAGGFFGLAQFTLITAVVFSILDAYVYRSSGKEPEWRSKSVLYSPLTHLNALVWPGMEEQISLIYSIQEIQSETEKTEE